Proteins from a genomic interval of Deltaproteobacteria bacterium:
- a CDS encoding radical SAM protein produces the protein MSIVRNAGHKVFFIDNYLRPTDFIESGFMKQKDIDIVAIHANTICFRDTLRMAHSLEKLRERGEWRGKIIVGGPHASVAPETIPEFVDHVVQGEGEKVILDVITGEERERVVRKESLKELDHLPFQPWDIFNGLPYDYTCPWMDVQPVFTMNTSRGCPFDCNFCSVCSIWGRRYTSFSALRIVEEIEYLVREYGARGIYFREDNFTLDGKRVSDFCSKLRKKNIDISWACETRVDTLTDEGLVEEMSRSGCGAVYLGVESGSQRILDMLNKKITIEQIEKAVCLATKYNIRAYCSLITGVPGETYEDFLLTKKLIDDLKPYSYSFGVFVGIPNSPLYRHILENNLYEHKDDIGLLYLPGYDVRAEYFYGRDSKNFVDYDFKERTDFDKKLLIELQKKKMMQKIDDMAASRLLSLFARGIKKIARLAF, from the coding sequence ATCGAATCAGGGTTCATGAAACAGAAAGATATTGATATCGTGGCGATACACGCAAACACAATTTGTTTCCGTGACACGCTCAGAATGGCTCATTCGCTCGAGAAACTACGGGAAAGGGGCGAGTGGAGAGGGAAAATCATTGTGGGGGGACCCCATGCGAGTGTCGCCCCGGAAACGATACCGGAATTTGTGGATCACGTGGTTCAAGGGGAAGGAGAAAAGGTAATTCTGGATGTTATCACGGGGGAAGAGAGGGAGAGGGTTGTTAGAAAAGAGTCGCTGAAAGAATTGGATCACCTCCCATTTCAGCCGTGGGACATATTCAATGGACTTCCCTATGATTACACATGCCCGTGGATGGATGTGCAACCGGTGTTCACCATGAACACGAGCAGAGGTTGTCCTTTCGACTGCAACTTCTGCTCTGTGTGCTCGATCTGGGGGCGACGTTATACCTCCTTTAGCGCCTTGAGAATTGTTGAAGAAATCGAATACTTGGTAAGGGAATACGGAGCGAGAGGTATCTATTTCAGAGAAGATAACTTTACGTTAGACGGGAAGAGAGTCTCAGATTTCTGCAGCAAATTAAGGAAGAAGAACATCGATATTTCCTGGGCCTGCGAAACACGAGTAGACACTCTCACGGATGAGGGCTTGGTTGAGGAGATGAGCCGTTCGGGATGCGGAGCCGTATATCTCGGGGTTGAAAGCGGAAGCCAGAGGATTCTTGATATGTTGAACAAAAAGATAACGATCGAGCAGATTGAGAAAGCGGTATGCCTTGCAACTAAATACAATATCCGGGCTTATTGCAGCCTCATCACGGGAGTCCCGGGAGAGACATATGAAGATTTCCTCCTAACGAAGAAGCTGATTGACGATTTGAAGCCCTACTCGTACAGTTTCGGTGTTTTTGTCGGGATTCCAAACAGCCCCCTGTATAGGCATATCCTGGAAAATAACCTTTACGAGCACAAAGATGATATAGGGCTCCTCTATCTTCCCGGTTACGATGTGAGAGCGGAATATTTTTATGGCAGAGACAGTAAGAATTTTGTGGATTACGATTTCAAGGAAAGGACGGATTTTGACAAAAAACTTTTGATTGAGTTGCAAAAGAAAAAAATGATGCAAAAAATCGATGACATGGCCGCTTCCAGATTATTGTCTCTTTTTGCGAGAGGGATAAAGAAAATAGCGAGGTTGGCGTTCTGA